DNA sequence from the Paenibacillus azoreducens genome:
GGCGGTTTTGTTCCTGACTGACGTATCCGAAGGTTTTGGCGGCGGGGACCGCTTTATTATCGATCAGTTAAAAAGCGTAAAGACGCCGGTCATTCTCGTGTTAAATAAAATCGACAAAATCGAGCCTGATGCGCTGCTGCCGATCATTGAGCAGTATAGCAAGCTGCATGAATTTGCGGAAATCGTGCCGATCTCTGCTTTGAATGGCAATAATGTGGAGCGGCTGTTGGAGCAGGTGGCGAAATACTTGCCAGAAGGACCGCAATATTATCCGGCGGATCAAATTACGGATCACCCGGAACAATTTGTTTGCGCCGAACTGATCCGCGAAAAGATCCTTCACCTGACCCGGGAGGAAGTGCCCCATTCGATCGCGGTAACGATTGAGGACATGCGCGTGCAGGACAATGGGGTTGTTTACATTTCCGCGGTTATTTTCGTGGAGCGCGATTCGCAAAAAGGGATTATTATCGGCAAACAAGGCGCCCTTCTGAAAGAAGTCGGGAAGCAGGCCCGGCAGGATATTCAAAATCTGCTGGGGTCGAAGATATTCCTGGAGTTATGGGTAAAAGTTAAAAAAGACTGGCGCAACCAAGAGCGCGTGCTTCGCGACCTCGGGTTCCACCGCGACGCATAATCGTATTATGCCGTATTCCTCCGAATGGCAGGATTTGCTTCACATAGTTCCGGTGATTCCGCCACATCCTATTTTTGAAGATGCAGACGTCATTTCCAAAGAAAGGATGAATACGAATGCGAGATTTTTCGTGGAAGTATTTTGCGATGACTGGAGATGTGGATGCTTATTTGCTCTACCGGGATTACGGGAGCATGGTTGTGAACGACGCGGCTGCTGGGCCGGAAATGGCTGCAGCGGAAGAGACGGGGAATGATGAAGAAGACGAATAATCTGTGGCTGCTCCAGGAATGGCTGGGGGAAGAGGCATGCTATACAGGGTGGAAGGGATCGTCATCCGCAGCATGGACTACGGCGAAGGGAACAAGATCATTACGATTTGCACCGAGAACACGGGCAAAATAGGTGTTTTGGTCCGCGGAGCAAAAAAAGTTAAAAGCCGTCATGCTGCATTAACGCAGCTGTTTACAGAAGCTGAATTTGTGTTTTTTAGAAATGGTACGGGTCTTGGGACGCTGAATTCCGGCGAAATCATCAGCCCGCACCATATCATCCGCCAAGATTTGATCCAAGCGGCTTATGCATCTTATGCCTGTGAGCTGCTGGATCGGGTGCTGCAGGATGAGGAGACGGGAAGCTTTTGGTACCAGCAGCTTAAGGCTTGCTTGAATGCGCTGGAGGATGGCAAAGATCCCGGAATCATCATCAATCTGTACGAAATGAAGATACTTCAGGCTGCAGGATACGGACCAGAGCTCCTATCCTGCATTTCTTGCGGCAAAGACTTGTCAGGGGACGACAGCTCCGCGGTAAGCCCGAGGCTTGGCGGCGTGCTTTGCCGCTCTTGCAGGCATCTGGATCCACCGGCGCTGAAGCTTTCCGCCAAAAGCCTGAAGCTGCTGCGGTTGTTTGCGCGGCTTGACCTGAGAAGACTCGGCCACATCGATGTAAAAGAGGATACCAAAGCCGAACTGAAGACCGTCATGCGTGCCTTTATGGATATGCAGCTTGGACTTCATCTGAAATCGCAAAGTTTTCTGGATCAGATGGACAAGTACGGTCTTTAAAAATAATTTGACTTCCCGCAGGAAATCCGATAATATATATTAAGTTTCTTTTAATTGTCTGACATGCGTTGAACGGATAAGTAGTGAATTTCTGATTTCAGAAGCGAGCCGGGGATGGTGCAAGCCCGGTGGTTCGGATTCATGAAAGGCGCCCGGGAGCATGATATGAAATCGGCTTAAAAGCGGATTGCTGATCTCCGGCAGCGGAGAAACGCAATCAAGTAGGGTGGAACCGCGGGAATGACAGCTCTCGTCCCTATGTCTGTACGACAGGCATGGGCGGGGGCTTTTTTAATTTCGGGTCCCCGCACTTTGCGGGGTTATTTAACGTCCCGACAATGCCCCGCGGCAGACCGACAAGCTGTCAAACAAAGAACGCCATAGAAGGCAAAGGAGAGGCGCATATGAATTTTCAGCAGATGATTTTGACGCTGCAGCAGTTTTGGGCGCAGCAGAACTGTATTATCGTTAACCCTTATGATACGGAAAAAGGTGCGGGAACGATGAATCCGATGACCTTTCTGCGGTCGCTTGGGCCTGAACCGTGGAAGGTTGCTTATGTTGAACCTTCCCGCCGTCCTGCGGACGGACGTTACGGCGAGAACCCGAACCGCCTGTATCAACATCATCAGTTTCAAGTCATTATCAAACCTTCCCCTGACAATATCCAGGAGCTCTACTTGGAAAGTCTGAAGGCGCTTGGCGTAGACGCCATGCATCATGACATCCGGTTTGTTGAGGACAACTGGGAGAATCCTTCGCTCGGTTGCGCCGGCCTTGGCTGGGAAGTATGGCTTGACGGGATGGAAATTACCCAATTCACTTATTTTCAGCAGGTAGGCGGAATCGAAACGCATCCGGTTGCCGTGGAAATCACTTACGGTATGGAGCGTCTTGCTTCCTATATTCAGGACAAAGAAAATGTGTTCGATCTGGAATGGGTGGACGGCATCTCGTATGGCGACGTATTCCATCAGCCTGAATTTGAGCATTCGAAGTATACATTTGAAGTATCCGATGTCAAAATGCTTTTTACGCTTTTCAACATGTATGAGCAGGAAGCCAAGAAAGCAATGGATCAAAACCTCGTATTTCCGGCTTATGACTATGTATTGAAATGCTCCCATACTTTTAACCTTCTCGATGCCCGCGGCGCTATCAGCGTCACCGAACGGACAGGCTACATCACCCGGGTACGTAATCTCGCAAGGCAAGTCGCGGCGACTTATGTGGAGGAACGCGAGAAGCTCGGCTTCCCGCTCCTGAAGAAAGGAGGAGATCTGAATGCCTAAGGATCTGTTATTTGAAATCGGTCTGGAAGAAGTCCCGGCGCGTTTCCTGCGTGCGGCGATGGATCAGTTAAAGGATAAAACGGTGCAATGGCTGGAGCAGTCCCGCCTTTCCCACGGTGAAGTGGAAGCTTACGCAACGCCGCGCCGTCTGGCGGTATTGGTTAAGGGCGTAGCTGAGAAACAAGACGATGTGGAGGAAGAAGTCAAGGGACCTGCCCGCAAAATCGCATTGGACGAAAACGGTAATTGGAGCAAAGCGGCGCTCGGGTTTGCACGCGGGCAAGGCGCCCATCCTGAGCAGTTCACATTCAAAGAACTGAACGGAGTCGAATATATTTACGTCACCAAAAGTAGTAGGGGCGTTGAAACGGCCTCCATTCTGTCTGAAGGGTTGCTGGGCATTCTGTCTTCGATGACTTTTCCCAAAAACATGCGCTGGGGCAGCTACGACTATAAATTCGTCCGTCCGATCCGCTGGCTCGTTGCTTTGTTTGGATCGGATGTAGTCGATTTGGAAGTGACCAGTGTGAAATCAGGAAATGTGACGCGCGGGCATCGTTTCCTCGGAACGGAGGCCGTCATTAAGGAAGCTGCCGCTTATCCTGAGATTTTGCGCTCGCAGCACGTCATCGTTGACGTTAAGGAACGCGAAAAAATGATTTTGGAGCAAATTACCCAGCTGGCGCAGGAGAAAAACTGGAAAATCGCCATCAAGGAAGACTTGCTCGAAGAAGTTCTGTTCTTGGTGGAAACGCCAACGGTGCTGTTCGGTACGTTTGACCCGTCTTTCTTAAGTATTCCGCAGGAAGTGCTGATTACATCCATGCGAGAACATCAGCGTTATTTCCCTGTACTGGATGAACAGGGCAAACTGCTGCCGTACTTCGTTACGGTTCGCAACGGCGACGGCACCTCCCTGAACGTGATTGCCAAAGGGAATGAAAAGGTTCTGCGGGCGCGCCTTTCCGATGCCAAGTTTTTCTATGATGAAGATCAGAAACTTGAAATCAAGGATGCGCTCTCCAAATTGGAAAGCATTGTTTTCCATGAAGAAATGGGTACGGTTGGAGACAAGGTGCGCCGCATTCGCAAAATCGCGGACCAGCTTGCGGTAGATCTCCAGGTTTCCGGAACGGAACAGGAGTATGTGAGCCGGGCGGCCGATATTTGCAAATTCGATCTTGTAACGCAAATGGTTTACGAGTTTCCGGAGCTGCAAGGGGTCATGGGTGAGGATTACGCCCGCAAGGCCGGCGAACATGAAACGGTGGCCAAAGCGGTTTTCGAACATTACCAGCCGCGGTCCGCATCGGATGATCTGCCATCCACGCTGGTGGGCTCCATTGTAAGTATTGCGGATAAAATCGATACGATTGTCGGCTGCTTCTCGATCGGCATTATCCCGACAGGCTCCCAGGATCCTTATGCGCTGCGCCGTCAATCGCAGGGGATCGTGCAGATTTTGTTATCCAAGCAAATGCCGCTGACTCTCTCACGCGTATTTGACATTGCTATTGGCGTACATGCCGAGCTTCGGGAAATGAAACGTCAGGGTAACGAAATCCGTAAAGATCTGGAGGAATTTTTCAGTCTGCGGGTGAAGAAGCTCCTGTCCGAAAATCTGCGTTATGATGTTGTCGATGCGGTGATTTCTGCCGGATTCGATGATATCATGTCTGTTGTTTCGCGCGGGAACTCCCTCATGAATGCGGTGAACAGCGGCGACGACTTCAAAACAACCATCGAATCCTTCAACCGGGTCAGCAATCTGGCGGCCAAAGCAACAGGCGCTTCCGTCAGCGAAAGCCTTTTGCAGGAAGAAGCGGAGAAAGAATTGCATGCGGACTGGATGGGGATTCAGAAACCGTATCTTGCCGCGCTTGCGGAGAGGGACGGGGAGAAGGCGCTGGAACTTTTGGGACAACTGAAAGCATCCATTACGCATTTCTTTGACTCTGTTATGGTCATGGCCGAAGACGAGAAAATCCGCAGCAACCGTTTGGGCCTGCTGGCACAAATCGATCATGGATTTAAACAGTTCGCTGATTTTAACAAGCTGGTGTATTAGGTAACGATAGATTTAACAACTCACGGAACGGGATGAACGGCGGCGCTGTTCGCCTGTTCCTTATGCGTTTGACGGACTGTCAAAAGTTGTCTTTTGGCGTAAAGAAGGATTTTGCCGCCTGCTGCTCGTATATAATAATACGTAAAAACCATGATTACAGGGTGATATTCTGGCTCATATGCATACGATGCGCATTGTCGTTGACGGAGACGCCTGTCCCGTGAAGCATGAAATTGGCGAGGTCGCCAGAACCTTCCACATTCCTGTGCTGATGGTTTCTTCTTATGACCATTTTATTCAGGGTGAAGAAGGTGTGGAGACGGTTCAGGTGGACCGCAGCGATCAAAGCGCGGATCTTTATATTGCGAACCATATCAGATATGGGGATGTTGTTGTGACGCAGGACTACGGTCTGGCCGCGCTCGCGCTCTCCAAAGGCTGTCATGTCATTTCTTTTAGGGGCGGGACTTACACAGGTGAAAATATTGAGTTTATGTTGGATCGGCGTCATCATCAGGCGAAAGCAAGAAGAAGAGGCAGCTATGGCAAAGGTCCCAAACCGATGACCCAGGCGGACAAAATTTATTTTCAACAGAAACTGACAAAACTTTTACACAAGTTGCAGGAGAATGTTTAACGGTAGCGAATAATATTTTACGTGCCAAAAAGAGATGAAGGTGGTTTGGATGAATGCCGGACAAGGTAATATTCCGGAAAAGGTTATCGATGCGGTACTGGCGCAGCATGACATTGTTGATACGGTAAGCAGGTACGTTCATCTGACCAAGCAGGGGAAATACATGAAAGGCCTCTGCCCGTTTCATTCGGAGAAAACCCCCTCTTTTACGGTTACGCCGGATCGGCAGATTTTTTATTGTTATGGTTGCGGCAAGGGTGGAAATGCCATCAAATTCAGGATGGAAATCGAAGGATTATCCTTCCCCGAGGCTGTTAAAATCATGGCAGAAGAAAGTCAGATTGAGCTTCCGGAAAAGCAAGGGGTTATAGCAATACCTGCGAATCCAGAAAGGGACCGCCTGCTTCAGGCCTACGAATGGACGGCCAAATTTTATAACTTTTTGCTCAAAAATACCGAGCACGGCAAAGCGGCGATGGATTATTTGCGTTCGCGCGGCTTTGGCGACAAAGTGATCGATCAGTTTCAAATCGGCTATGCGCCGGACCGATGGGATACGCTGGTTCAATTTTTAACCAAAAGATCTTTTGATCTCAGCGAGATGGAAAAAGGCGGGCTGCTGTCCACAAGAAACGACGGCGAGGGTTACCTTGACCGTTTCCGCGGACGCGTCATGTTTCCCATCACGGACAGAAACGGTAAAATTATCGCTTTTGCCGGAAGAATTTTGGGCGATGGGCAGCCGAAATATTTGAATTCGCCGGAAAGCAAGCTCTTTAATAAAAGCCGGATTTTGTACAATTTGCATCAGGCCAAACCATCGATCCGCAAGCTGCGGCAAATCGTTTTATTCGAAGGATATGGGGATGTGATTTCGGCCTGGGAAGCAGGTGTCCAAAATGGTGTGGCGACGATGGGCACTTCTTTGACAGAGAGTCATGCTGCCCTGATGAAGGCGATGGCGGATGAAATCATTGTTTGCTACGACGGCGACCGTGCCGGACAAGCTGCGGCAATGAAGGCGATTCATCTGCTTGAAAATGTGGGGCTCAGCGTTAAAATTGCCGTTATAAACGAAGGTCTCGATCCGGATGAGTTCATCAAAAAATACGGAGCGGACCGTTTTCGGAGGCAAATTATCGATGGTGCGGTATCAACCACAAAATTTAAGCTTATATATCTGAAAAAAAACCATATACTGCTAGAAGAAGATGGCAAGATCGCATATACGAAGGAAGTGCTTCCGATTATTGCGGTACTCCCCTCATCAACCGAAAGGGAAGTGTATTTGCGGGAGCTCGCTACCGAACTTGAGCTTTCCTTTGAAAGTCTGAAGCAGGATTGCAACGAGATTCGCCAGTCCATGCAAAAAAACATTCCGGATGGGGATAATAACGACAATTGGTGGAATAATGGTAGGCATAAAAAAGGGCAAATTCCTGCGCCTACATTGCTCCCGGCATACCATACCGGAGAACGGCGTCTTTTGGCGATGATGCTGCAGGATGCCGAAGCGGCAAGCTATGTGGAAAAGCGGCTTGGCGACGCATTTAACATCGATGATCATGCAGCGATTGCTGCTTATCTATATGCCTATTACGCACAGGGCAAACCCCCGGATATCAGCCGGTTTATGTCGTCTTTGCACGATGATCGGCTGGAGAAAACAGTCAGCTCCATTTCCATGATGGAAACACCTCCGGAATGGAATGTTCAGGAGCTCGATGATATTATCCGGGAAATACAGAAAGTTCCGCAAAAAAAACAGATCGACAAGAAGAAAGAAGAAATGATCATTGCCGAGCGTTCGGGGGACTTTTTGCGTGCAGCACAAATTGCAAGTGAGATTATAGCCCTAGAGAGACAGTAGAGAAAACAGGCTTGAATGTTTCTAGGGAGGAGGGAGTCGAGTTATGGCGAATGATCAGCATACTGAACTAGAGACAGAATTTACGCTTGATCAGGTAAAAGACCAACTGATTGAACAGGGTAAAAAGAGATCTTCTTTGAATTACAAAGATATTATGGAGAAATTGTCTCCATTTGATCAGGACCCTGAACAGATTGATGAATTTTATGAGCAGCTCGGCGATTTGGGGATTGAAGTGATCAACGAAAGTGACGAGGATGATAACGGTCTTCATCGCCAGTCCGATGACCATGACAATCATGACAACGACGATTTCAGCTTCGATGATGACTTGTCTCTGCCGCCGGGAATTAAAATCAACGACCCCGTCCGGATGTATTTGAAGGAAATCGGGCGTGTTCCCCTCCTTTCTGCCGATGACGAAGTGGAACTGGCGAAACGGATCATGAACGGGGACGAGGAAGCGAAGCGGCGTTTGGCGGAAGCCAACCTGCGGCTTGTTGTCAGCATCGCCAAGCGTTATGTCGGACGCGGCATGTTGTTCCTTGATTTGATTCAGGAAGGCAATATGGGTCTGATCAAAGCGGTTGAGAAATTTGACCATAATAAAGGATTTAAATTCAGTACGTATGCAACCTGGTGGATTCGTCAGGCCATCACCCGCGCGATTGCGGATCAGGCGAGAACGATCCGGATTCCGGTTCATATGGTTGAAACCATCAATAAGCTGATCCGGGTATCCCGTCAGCTGTTGCAAGAATTGGGGCGTGAACCGACGCCGGAAGAAATCGCCGCCGAAATGGAGCTCAGCGTGGAGAAGGTTCGAGAAATTATGAAAATTGCTCAAGAGCCGGTATCGTTGGAAACGCCGATCGGTGAAGAAGATGATTCCCATCTTGGCGACTTTATCGAGGACCAGGAGGCTTTGGCACCGGCAGATGCTGCAGCTTATGAGCTTCTGAAGGAACAGCTGGAGGATGTGCTGGATACGCTGACAGAGCGTGAGGAGAATGTTCTCCGTCTCCGGTTCGGTCTTGACGACGGACGCACGAGAACGCTTGAGGAAGTAGGCAAAGTATTTGGCGTAACCCGTGAGCGTATCCGCCAAATCGAAGCCAAGGCGTTACGGAAACTGCGTCATCCGAGCCGCAGCAAACGTCTGAAAGATTTTCTCGAATAAACATGTGTATTCTTGACCTTCTGCAGGTTTTACGCAGCAAGGTCTTTTTTTTAAAACATACGGGTTCTAAATTTTTCTTTCTTTTAGAACGACTTCCTTTATTTGTTTTTTATTTTAGCGTTTTTTGCGAGTCAATGCAAATAAATGGATGGATTCACATGATAAAGGGCGAGGCTGCAAAGGGGACGGAATCGATTCTTACGAAGCGGAAGCGTTCGGCTGAAAGTTAAATTTTGATATGGTATAGACAGGTTGTATGAAAACTAAAAGGATACGTGGGTGCGACATGAAATTATCAAGAAGATTAGAGATGATTATGGAGCTTATTCCTGAGGGGAGCAGGCTTGCGGATATCGGGTCGGATCATGCGCTGCTGCCGGTGGCGGCGGTGAAATCGGGCCGGGTTGTTCAAGCCGTTGCCGGCGAAGTGAATCCGGGACCTCTTAAAGCGGCGGCTAATCAGGTAGCGGAGGCTGGACTTCAGAGCAGCATTTCGGTCCGGAGCGGTGACGGATTGGCCGTTATCGAGGCAGGCGAAGTTGATGTAATCACTATAGCCGGCATGGGGGGGAGCCTGATTGCCAGCATTCTGGATGGCGGTCAAGACAAACTTGCGCAAGTGGAGCTGCTGATCCTACAGCCCAATGTTGGGGAAGACATTCTCCGGCGCTGGCTGATGGAACACGGCTGGCTGCTTACGTCTGAAAAGATTTTGGAAGAGGATGGCAAGATATATGAAATCCTGACAGCCGTTCCCGAGCAAGGCGATCAGCGTATCAGCAGCCAATTGCTGTATGCCGATCAAGAGTGGCCGCGTTTCAGCGGACAAGGTACTTTTACCGTCACGAAGGATCTGCTGCTGCGCATGGGGCCGTGGCTTCTCAAAGAACCGACGCCGGTTCTGACGGACAAATGGAATCGCGAACTCGATAAATTGGGCGGTATTTTGGAGTCATTATCAGGCTCGAAGCTGGAATCGGCAGCGGCCAAGGCGCTGCAGGTCAAACAGGAAATCGAGCAAATCAAGGAGGTACTTGCATGTTTGCAAAAGGACAAACAGTAATTCAATATATGGAGCAGCTCGCTCCCAAATATTTGGCTTATCCGGATGATCGGGACAGAATCGGGCTTCAACTCGGAACGCTGCAAAAGGAAATCCGGACGATTCTGGTAGCGCTGGATGTAAACGAGGAAGTTGTCGATGAAGCCGTGCGAGTGGGGGCGGATCTCATCATTGCCCATCACGCCATTATTTTCCGCGCCTTGAAACATATCCAAACGGACTCGCCGATGGGAAAAGTGTATGAACGTTTGATCAAAAACGATATTGCCGTGTATATCGCTCATACGAATCTTGATATTGCCGAAGGCGGGATGAACGACTGGATGGCCGAAGCGCTTGGCATCCAACACACGGTGCCGGTTGAAGAGACGCAGCGCGAGCAGCTGTACAAGCTGGTTGTTTTCGTTCCTCGGACCCATGCGGATCAAGTCCGTGAAGCTTTGTTTGGCGCCGGGGCGGGGGCGATCGGCAACTACAGCAGCTGCAGCTTTAATATCGAAGGAACCGGAACCTTTATGCCCGAGGAAGGAACGAATCCGTTTTTAGGCTCAGTAGGGAAACTGGAAAAAGCGGAAGAGATGCGAATTGAAACCATTGTGCCGCAAGGGATCCGCAGCCATGTGATTCAGGCTATGCTCAAGGCTCATCCCTATGAAGAAGTTGCTTATGATATCTATCCATTGGATTTGAAAGGGCGGGCTTTTGGCCTCGGCAGGGTTGGAAAGCTGGATCAGGAACAAACTCTCGCCCAATTTGCGGATAAGGTCAAGGAAAAGCTTGACGTGCCTTATGTACGGGTTGTCGGCGATTTGAACCGGATTCTCCGCAAGGCGGCCGTCATCGGCGGCTCCGGCGGCAGATTTTATCCAGCGGCGCGCTTCCGCGGCGCTGACGTGCTCGTTACCGGCGATGTGGACTACCATACGGCACAGGATGCGTATCATGCGGGAATTGCACTCATCGACCCTGGACATCATGCGGAAAAAATCATGAAGATAAAAGTTGCGGAATGGATGAAGGCCAAACTGGAACAAAACCGGTACGAAACGAAAGTCATCGCTTCCGAAATTAGCACGGAACCGTTCCGTTTTATGTAACAGCCAAAAACCGTTAATGTTGGAAGATGAATAGGATTGAAACCTAGCCGATTTCCATGTATACTATATTTCAGTTGTCCGGAAAGTTTGACAGACAATCGCTGGCGGCGCGTAAGGCGCCGCGAGAGGAAAGTCCGGGCTCCATAGGGCAGGGTGCTGGATAACGTCCAGTCAGCGCGAGCTGAAGGATAGTGCCACAGAAATGGACCGCCGATGGCCGCTGCAAGCGGATCAGGCAAGGGTGGAACCGAGGTGTAAGAGACCCCGAGGAGCGCTGGTGACATCGTTCCTGGTAAACCCCACCTGGAGCAAGACCTAATGGAACGCAGCTTCTTTGGAAGCAGCCTTAGCCCGAGGCGCGTTCGGGTTGGTCGCTTGAGCCAATTAGCAATAATTGGCCTAGATAGATGATTGTCGCTTATCCGCGGGAGGGTAGTTCCCGTTCATACCGCGAAGAGTACAGAACCCGGCTTACGTAAAACTTTCCTAACTGCAACCATATGAATTTAACGAATACTTGTCAAAGGCGGCATCCCGTTTTCCGGTGATGGCGCTTTTTTGGCAGTATAGAATTTATAAGTTTTTTTGGGGGTCCCCGCAAAGTATTTGGAATAAGCATCGAAGCATAGACTCCACTTTGTGGGGTTATTTTGCATTGTCAGCGATCATATTTTGCAGCAGCTTACATGTCAAATCGTTGACGACTTGTATTTGTCATACGAGCCTGATTTAGTCATATATCTCATGAACAAGGACAAAAGTACAAACACAGGCGATTGGACTGTAATAAAATGTACTAAATCAACGAAAGGAGCTGCTTGTGAATGCATCGTCCTCACTGCTTCCACTGTCCGCCAGCGGATCCGGTTTATACAGACCCATCTGTTGTTGTTAAAGATTTTTATTATCCGCAAATCGTTCCTGTTGTCCACACGGTTGAAATTGTAAAAAGACATCATTGCGTCCCTGTGCCTAAGCATATTTGCAACTATGTCGTAAGAGATGAATATATCGCTCCCGTTGCAACAAGCATGAAACGCGGCAGACGTTAATCACTGCCATTTATGACAGTGAAAAAAAGCAATCCGTTCTAAAACGAACGGATTGTTTTTTACTGTTGTTTTGCGATCATTCCGAGACTTATTTTCGACGCAGCAATATGGACTCGATTTTCTTCCGAACATGCTGCGGCCAAAACTGCAGCGGAGCTTCGCTTTTTCCGGCGGCTTGCAGTGCTTTGAAAATATCGATTTGGCCATAACCATAATATTTATCCCGGCCTTTCGGGCCCAAATCTATGGTGCTGCTGCGCATGATGTCCATGACTTGCTTGTTGGTCAAATCGGGATTTTGCGATCTTATTAAAGCAGCCATTGCCGCAACATGCGGGCTTGCCATAGAAGTTCCCGATAATGCCGCATATTGGTTGCCTGGATAAGTGCTGGCAATACTGGTTCCGGGGGCGGCGACATCGATGTAATCTCCATAGTTGGAATACGAAGCACGCTTCATATTCGAGTCGGTTGCGGCGACGGCTAGTACCTCCGGATAGGCTGCTGGGTATCCCGGCCGTTCCGTATTGTCATTGCCGGAAGCGGCAACAAGCACGACATCTTTGTCATAGGCGTATTTCACGGCATCATGGAGAAATTGGGAATCGGCGTAGTTGCCAAGGCTCATGTTGATGACTTTGGCTCCATTGTCAGCGGCCCAAATGATACCTTCAGCAACGGCATAAGTCGTTCCGGAACCGGATTTATCAAGCGCTTTAACTGGCAGCATTTTGTTGTACCAGCTGATGCCTGCGACGCCTTCGTTATTGTTTACGATCGCGCCGATAATACCTGATACATGCGTGCCATGCCCGACGTCATCATCCGGATCCGAGTCGGGGTTAATCACGTTGTAGCCGTTAAGAAGCCTTCCCTGAAGATCCGGATGATTAAGGTCCGCGCCGGTATCCACAATGCCGACAATAACGTCGTTGCTGCCGCGGGACAAATCCCAACC
Encoded proteins:
- the glyQ gene encoding glycine--tRNA ligase subunit alpha codes for the protein MNFQQMILTLQQFWAQQNCIIVNPYDTEKGAGTMNPMTFLRSLGPEPWKVAYVEPSRRPADGRYGENPNRLYQHHQFQVIIKPSPDNIQELYLESLKALGVDAMHHDIRFVEDNWENPSLGCAGLGWEVWLDGMEITQFTYFQQVGGIETHPVAVEITYGMERLASYIQDKENVFDLEWVDGISYGDVFHQPEFEHSKYTFEVSDVKMLFTLFNMYEQEAKKAMDQNLVFPAYDYVLKCSHTFNLLDARGAISVTERTGYITRVRNLARQVAATYVEEREKLGFPLLKKGGDLNA
- the rpoD gene encoding RNA polymerase sigma factor RpoD codes for the protein MANDQHTELETEFTLDQVKDQLIEQGKKRSSLNYKDIMEKLSPFDQDPEQIDEFYEQLGDLGIEVINESDEDDNGLHRQSDDHDNHDNDDFSFDDDLSLPPGIKINDPVRMYLKEIGRVPLLSADDEVELAKRIMNGDEEAKRRLAEANLRLVVSIAKRYVGRGMLFLDLIQEGNMGLIKAVEKFDHNKGFKFSTYATWWIRQAITRAIADQARTIRIPVHMVETINKLIRVSRQLLQELGREPTPEEIAAEMELSVEKVREIMKIAQEPVSLETPIGEEDDSHLGDFIEDQEALAPADAAAYELLKEQLEDVLDTLTEREENVLRLRFGLDDGRTRTLEEVGKVFGVTRERIRQIEAKALRKLRHPSRSKRLKDFLE
- the recO gene encoding DNA repair protein RecO; amino-acid sequence: MLYRVEGIVIRSMDYGEGNKIITICTENTGKIGVLVRGAKKVKSRHAALTQLFTEAEFVFFRNGTGLGTLNSGEIISPHHIIRQDLIQAAYASYACELLDRVLQDEETGSFWYQQLKACLNALEDGKDPGIIINLYEMKILQAAGYGPELLSCISCGKDLSGDDSSAVSPRLGGVLCRSCRHLDPPALKLSAKSLKLLRLFARLDLRRLGHIDVKEDTKAELKTVMRAFMDMQLGLHLKSQSFLDQMDKYGL
- a CDS encoding YaiI/YqxD family protein, whose translation is MHTMRIVVDGDACPVKHEIGEVARTFHIPVLMVSSYDHFIQGEEGVETVQVDRSDQSADLYIANHIRYGDVVVTQDYGLAALALSKGCHVISFRGGTYTGENIEFMLDRRHHQAKARRRGSYGKGPKPMTQADKIYFQQKLTKLLHKLQENV
- the era gene encoding GTPase Era, coding for MAKASYKSGFVAIVGRPNVGKSTLMNQVIGQKIAIMSDKPQTTRNKIHGVYTTDEAQIVFLDTPGIHKRQSKLGDYMNQTALNTLKEVEAVLFLTDVSEGFGGGDRFIIDQLKSVKTPVILVLNKIDKIEPDALLPIIEQYSKLHEFAEIVPISALNGNNVERLLEQVAKYLPEGPQYYPADQITDHPEQFVCAELIREKILHLTREEVPHSIAVTIEDMRVQDNGVVYISAVIFVERDSQKGIIIGKQGALLKEVGKQARQDIQNLLGSKIFLELWVKVKKDWRNQERVLRDLGFHRDA
- a CDS encoding YqzL family protein — its product is MRDFSWKYFAMTGDVDAYLLYRDYGSMVVNDAAAGPEMAAAEETGNDEEDE
- the dnaG gene encoding DNA primase → MNAGQGNIPEKVIDAVLAQHDIVDTVSRYVHLTKQGKYMKGLCPFHSEKTPSFTVTPDRQIFYCYGCGKGGNAIKFRMEIEGLSFPEAVKIMAEESQIELPEKQGVIAIPANPERDRLLQAYEWTAKFYNFLLKNTEHGKAAMDYLRSRGFGDKVIDQFQIGYAPDRWDTLVQFLTKRSFDLSEMEKGGLLSTRNDGEGYLDRFRGRVMFPITDRNGKIIAFAGRILGDGQPKYLNSPESKLFNKSRILYNLHQAKPSIRKLRQIVLFEGYGDVISAWEAGVQNGVATMGTSLTESHAALMKAMADEIIVCYDGDRAGQAAAMKAIHLLENVGLSVKIAVINEGLDPDEFIKKYGADRFRRQIIDGAVSTTKFKLIYLKKNHILLEEDGKIAYTKEVLPIIAVLPSSTEREVYLRELATELELSFESLKQDCNEIRQSMQKNIPDGDNNDNWWNNGRHKKGQIPAPTLLPAYHTGERRLLAMMLQDAEAASYVEKRLGDAFNIDDHAAIAAYLYAYYAQGKPPDISRFMSSLHDDRLEKTVSSISMMETPPEWNVQELDDIIREIQKVPQKKQIDKKKEEMIIAERSGDFLRAAQIASEIIALERQ
- the glyS gene encoding glycine--tRNA ligase subunit beta, with the translated sequence MPKDLLFEIGLEEVPARFLRAAMDQLKDKTVQWLEQSRLSHGEVEAYATPRRLAVLVKGVAEKQDDVEEEVKGPARKIALDENGNWSKAALGFARGQGAHPEQFTFKELNGVEYIYVTKSSRGVETASILSEGLLGILSSMTFPKNMRWGSYDYKFVRPIRWLVALFGSDVVDLEVTSVKSGNVTRGHRFLGTEAVIKEAAAYPEILRSQHVIVDVKEREKMILEQITQLAQEKNWKIAIKEDLLEEVLFLVETPTVLFGTFDPSFLSIPQEVLITSMREHQRYFPVLDEQGKLLPYFVTVRNGDGTSLNVIAKGNEKVLRARLSDAKFFYDEDQKLEIKDALSKLESIVFHEEMGTVGDKVRRIRKIADQLAVDLQVSGTEQEYVSRAADICKFDLVTQMVYEFPELQGVMGEDYARKAGEHETVAKAVFEHYQPRSASDDLPSTLVGSIVSIADKIDTIVGCFSIGIIPTGSQDPYALRRQSQGIVQILLSKQMPLTLSRVFDIAIGVHAELREMKRQGNEIRKDLEEFFSLRVKKLLSENLRYDVVDAVISAGFDDIMSVVSRGNSLMNAVNSGDDFKTTIESFNRVSNLAAKATGASVSESLLQEEAEKELHADWMGIQKPYLAALAERDGEKALELLGQLKASITHFFDSVMVMAEDEKIRSNRLGLLAQIDHGFKQFADFNKLVY